Proteins encoded by one window of Lathyrus oleraceus cultivar Zhongwan6 chromosome 1, CAAS_Psat_ZW6_1.0, whole genome shotgun sequence:
- the LOC127115912 gene encoding uncharacterized protein LOC127115912: MEFFQRAKVVRLRSHHDKYLLADDDQEGVHQDRLGCCRNAKWTVEIIEHANLIRLKSVFGKYLTASNMPFLLGARGKKVMQTLPSRLNSSLEWEPIREGDLIRLRTRYGQYLRANGGLPPWRNSITHDIPYRSKTANWIIWEVDLVEIRPPPPKQIEYSPSVVEEIAHPNDSSTERSRSPSPSPPHSSDDDLDNDNPFALIDLRSSIPIESSDLEGNESPMKEGRIIFYNVGDENGDVPEGSEEKFFTFKGSSVTELKEKLQEEIEREDIVICSRNPLNAKVYPLRLQLPPNNVDIHVIVVPSSFVGN; encoded by the exons ATGGAATTCTTCCAAAGGGCTAAAGTGGTGCGTTTGAGAAGCCACCATGATAAATACCTATTGGCAGATGATGATCAAGAAGGTGTTCACCAAGATCGTCTTGGTTGCTGCCGAAATGCAAAATGGACGGTGGAGATCATAGAACATGCAAACTTGATTAGATTGAAGAGTGTTTTTGGAAAATATTTAACAGCCTCTAATATGCCATTTTTGTTAGGTGCAAGGGGGAAAAAAGTGATGCAAACTCTTCCCTCAAGGTTGAATTCATCTTTGGAATGGGAACCTATAAGAGAAGGTGATCTCATTAGGCTTAGGACTCGGTATGGTCAATATTTACGCGCCAATGGAGGATTACCACCTTGGAGAAACTCGATCACACATGACATTCCTTACCGTTCAAAAACAGCAAATTGGATTATATGGGAGGTTGATCTTGTGGAGATTCGGCCACCACCGCCTAAACAAATAGAATATTCCCCTAGTGTTGTTGAAGAAATTGCTCATCCTAATGACTCTTCAACCGAACGTTCTCGATCtccttctccttctcctccaCATTCTTCTGATGATGATTTAGATAATGATAATCCATTCGCTTTAATTGATCTTAGATCTTCCATACCAATTGAG AGTTCTGATTTAGAAGGTAATGAATCACCGATGAAAGAAGGGAGGATTATATTTTATAACGTGGGTGATGAAAATGGGGATGTTCCCGAAGGAAGTGAAGAAAAGTTCTTTACATTCAAAGGGAGTAGTGTAACCGAGTTAAAGGAGAAGCTGCAAGAAGAGATAGAGCGTGAAGATATTGTTATATGTTCTCGCAACCCATTGAATGCAAAAGTATATCCACTTCGTTTACAATTACCTCCCAACAATGTTGATATACACGTTATCGTGGTTCCTTCTTCATTTGTTGGAAATTAG